A segment of the Diachasmimorpha longicaudata isolate KC_UGA_2023 chromosome 5, iyDiaLong2, whole genome shotgun sequence genome:
TGAATACCTTAATCAGTCTCCTGGTATCTTCCACAGGaaccattaaaatttttactctTTGGCTCCATCAAGAAGATCTACGTTATATTATTTCATCAACAATTGATGATTGGTTGAATATCaaagggaaaaaatcattagaaaTCATGCACCAGTATGCATATTGGGGTCGTTTAGCTTTTATACTGCAAACTGCTCCAATATTTATAGCTTTAGGATTGATAATATGGATTGATCCTctaacaatgaaaattgacaATTCAGAAACTAATGGCTCACGGATAAGACACGTGATACTGGCACCTTCGTGCTGGATTTCAAATGCCATGCCTCTGAATGTTTACTTGCTTTACTACTGCTTCAATCTAATTAATATTACTACCATAGCATTCATCTATGCAGGATGCGATGCCTTCATGTTTAATATTACCTTGCATATCTGTGGTCAGTTTGAAATACTCGAGGCGAATATGGAGAACTTCGCTGTTGAGGATGATTATTCAACACACACAAATAAAATTAGAGAATATTCAAGACGACATAATCACTTGATTCAATTGGGCAGACGTATGGATAGTGTCGTCAATGTCATCATCCTCTCGGAAATCCTGAGCAATACTATTCTCATTTGCGCCTCAGGtaaagattttttcaattcatccaATTCTTATGGGGAAAAGTCACACACTTTTCTAGTACGCAATAGGGTGGTGGTTGAatctgataaaattaatttcaatattgCCACCTGCCCTATATGTGCAAAGGAAGACTGGCCAAATATGAAAAAGTTACCGAACAGTGTATGAACTGGTAGTAATCgatcaaaaaatttctaatatccattaaaatcTAGATAAAAAATACTATACTAGAAAAGTATAAGTTCATACAGGTGAGAATCATTCATTTTGACCAGCAAAAATATAAGTTCAAAtttatacataaaaaattCCGGGAAGTGGACGTTTATTATGCATCAGCAACATTTTTACCCAAAATATCTCTGCGTGTACTAAcagcttgattttttttaccacagGAATTGGAGTTCTGGTGAACATGAAAGTGGGAAATATGAACAGCGTAGTAATAAGTTGGGCAAcaagaatatatattttatacatACAATTATTCATATATTGTTATGTTGGTAACAAATTATCAAGCCACGCTGACACACTGCGAGGTATCATATACAATTGTTCGTGGTATAATATGTCAACGCATAATGTTAAAGATCTGCAATTTATGATAATGCGTAATAATGACTTCTGCCATCTAACAGGAGGCAAAATCGTAATCATGAACTATGAGACTTTTacaaaaatcagtaaaaatgtATTCTCTTTCTTTTCTATTCTCAGAATCATACTCGAGTCGAATTGACGGAATGAGTTACATTCTAATGATGACAGCACAAATGAGtagaatttttcttgtaaTGTTTTAAAATTACCGTAGCTTTTCGTTAGTTTATCTAGCCCTATAACTCTGATTAAAACGATATTTAAATATCGGATATTTTATTACCCGATGGCACTTGAAGACGGACTGAAATCTTCACACGGTTGAAAACTCAAAGAAGCAGGAACAAAGAAGGCATCTCCATCCTGATGCGTGGTAATAAACAACCATTTTAATGAAGAACCAAATGCATAACGAAATATCAAGGACGATCTTTATACGCAAAGAGTGAAACTGAGAACGAAAACATTCGACACAGAACGAAATTTAGAAACATTCCTCAGAAAACAACTGTTTGAACTACCGAGAGGCTACAAGAGAGTGTATAATTCCAAATGGTGatgcagaaaaattctaataccACTCTCATTTCTAAGGGTCTGTTATACAGTTAACAGCTACAAGACAATCACCGATTTCTCACCAGCATTGGAACCGTCCATTGCAATCACACATTTATTGTGAACTAGTGAGATTGCAAGGAACATCCtgagagagagttcaagacaACATAGAAGAAGAGACTGATGAATGCAAACTATTCCGAACCCCTTTTGGAATCggcatgaatttatttatacaaaaaataCCCCACCTGcacaaattgaattattcatcggAGTGATACAAGAAAATAAACCCTATCATAACTATTCCATAGACTTTTATCGATACTCGAACTAAATTTGAACCTAAGAATTATTAAGATAAATAATCAATGTGAAAAAGTCCTCGGCACAAAAGTACTGATAGTACGCCGGGATGCGAATTATATTATTCATTGAGGGAATGAGAATAACTAATCATTATCATGACTATGTTATAAGTTATTGGTCGATACTCCAGAGAAGCTCGAGTGCTGTCCAAATcaataatgaatattaaatgaaGTATCGAGCATACCAGTTGTATTTTCCATTTGTTGACAGACATAAACATACTAGCCATTATTGTACGGGAAGGGTTTGATGAAGCTTTGCACCAATGGAATACGACGACAATTTACATCAGCACTGGAATGTGGACGTGCATTATGCCCTGGTTTTCTCGAAATGGTGGTGTAAATCATTAGGAATCTGGCCATGGCAGCACAATGAACTTTTATCTATCGTGCAAACTAGCAGTATCGGTTTAATGGTGGTAAGGAAGCCTCTGATATTTCATATAGCATTGATGTGATATTAAACTTGATGCAGATCATTGGTGGTGTCTTATCATCTACTCAGTTACTGACGAAGGGTAATTGTGGAGTAACAACCGATTTACTGGATACCTTAACCGGTATCATGATATTTTACATAtcctttattaaaattttctgcCTTTGGTTTCATCAACAACAACTGcgttatattattttatcgatAATTCATGATTGGTTGCATATTAGAGAGGCACAATCACGGAAGATCATGCACCAGTATGCACATTGGGGTCGTTTAGCTTTTATATTGCAAATTACTTCAGTATCTGTGGCCGTGATAATGGCAGTGTGGATTGATCCTCCAAACGTAACGAGTGGGATTTCAAAAAGTGATAATTCATCGATAAGACCCCTGATTCTGGCACCTTCCTGTTGGATTCCAATTACGATGCCCATTCATATTTACCTGCTTTATTACTATGTCAATTTTATCGCTGCAATCTGTGTAGCACTGGTATATGCAGGATGCGATGCACTCATGTTCAGTGCTGCTTTACACATATGTGGTCAGTTCGAAATACTCGAGGCAAGTATTGAAATGCTCAGTGATGGGGATGATTATTTAAcacagaaaattaaaattaaaagctACTCAAAGCGACATAATCACTTGATTCGGTTGGGAAAACGTATGGATACCTTAGCCAATATGATCATCCTCTCGGAACTTTTGACCAATAGTGTTCTCATATGCACGTCAGGTAACACGATTTTCACCAGTTTTTTTAATCCCCCTTATGTATAAAAGTAGCAAAACTCCCTCCCACGGGATGAGAATCGTAGTTTAATCCTATAACGTGAATTTCAATATCACCACTTGTGCCCATCAACGTGAAATACTAGTCAACTCTTAATCGATATCTACCATCAGTGGTACATACTCAgaggttgattttttttaacaggaaTTGTGGTTCTGGCGAACGTTAGAACGGGTAATGTGAACCGTGTGATGATGAGCTGGGGAGCAAGAATATGTGCTTTGTACATGCAATTCTTCATGTACTGCTATGttggtgaaaaattattgagccACGCTGAGAAGTTGCGAAGTATTGTATACAATTGTTCGTGGTACAATCTGTCTGTTAATATTGCGAAAGATATAGAATTTATAATAATGCGTAACAATTACTTCTGTCATTTGACAGGAGGTAAATTTTTGATCATGAATTATGAAAGCTTTACAAAAATAACTAAaagtttattttcttttttttctattctcagAGTTACgcttgaataaaattcattgcgTGATACGTAGATTCTAATAATTGCAGCTCaaactaataaaataattcgtaTTATGGTGGTGACAAATGTAGTGCTTGgatgttattaaaaataagtgacatcctaaaaattattttattaccaATATAACCAGTATTGTTCTGCACTACAACTAGATTTTGTTTCTTTATTCGTCCACGAAAAATGGCACAGGTTGTCATTCCCTGAACATCACTAGCAAAAAGTATAGATATTCACtaaattgttgattttcgTTTTATCGTTATTGAGACTTTTACATATGTCTCTGacaaaaacccaaaaaaaaggaaaaactgATCAAGATCTTACCATCATGTTGCACCTCTCATCATAAACCAAGTTATTGCCGTCCACAGCTTCGCTTCGGCTTATTTTTCCCCTGTTGGTGCCTAAACCACTGTCTATTCTAAAATATTCGACAGCTCACCATCTGTCACAACGTCTCTGCAAGAATATTCAGCTCCACTTGCTGAGTAACTTATGAAGCGATTCCATCGTGTCACGACCTACGGTTCTGTGAGAATGCCCTCCACCTCTCAGGATTCGTCTATTGCGCATATCAGTATgtttgtcaatatttttatgcAACAAATACACCCACCTGCAAgacttgaattatttatccaagTGATATAAAGAAATGAAGAGTATCATGACTATTCCACAAGACTTTGTCGATACTCAGATAAAATGTGAGCCTCAGAATCAtgaagataaataattaatatgaaaAGGGGTATGCGATACACCACCGTTGATAGTTCCTAGGAATCCACATGGTATTATTCATCGAAGGAACGTGAATAACTGATCACTATTATGACTATCTTATAAGGAATGGATCGATACTCAGGTAAAACCAATGGCCATCCAACTAAATAAGAAATATGAAATGAAACACTGAGCATATCACTGGTATTTTGCATCTATTCGCAGACAGAAGACTGTATATCGTCTAGTTATTCCTGTAAAAATACCGCTTgaggaaatattattatcaatgGAATACAAGGAAAAACTGTACTTGGAGTGGAATGAAAATGTCCACTACGCTCTCGATTTTTCAAAGTGGTGGTCTAAAGCATTAGGCGTCTGGCCATGGCGACCTAATCAAATTTTATGTACCGTCCAAGCTAGTAGCATCGCTTCGATTGTGGTAAGAATTTATATTCCATGTAGTCTACCATAAACATTACTTACAATTTAACGCAGATGACTGCCGCCGTATCATCATCAATGCAGTTATTGACCAAGGGCAGCTGTGGAGTGATAACAGATTTGCTGGATATTTTGTCTGGTATCTTAGTATTTAGTGGGACAGCtgttaaaattatttgtctCTCCTTTCATCAACAACAAATGCGTTATATCATTTTATCAATGATTGATGATTGGCTTAATATTAATGAAACAAAGTCATGTAAAATCATGTATCAGTATGCGTATTGGGGGCGTTTGGCGTTTATCTTACAAATTACTGGAACATTCGTAGCTATGGCGTTGACAACCTGGATCGATCCCCCAACAATAAAGAGCGAGATTTCGCAAAATGATAGTGCAGCCATAAGACACATGTTACTGGCACCTTCATGCTGGGTTCCAATTACGATGTCCCTCAATGTTTACTTGCTTTACTACAGTTTCATGTTTATCGCTACATTCTGTTCAGTATTGACATATGCAGGATGTGATGCATTCATGTTCAGTGCAGCCCTACATTTATGCGGTCAGTTCGAAATACTCGAGGCAAATATCGAAGACCTGAGCGATGAGGATAATCAGTCAATacagaaatataaaattaagaaATACTCAAAGCGTCATAATCATTTGATTCTACTGGGGAAACGTATGAATATCCTGGTCAGCGGTATCATCCTGTCGGAACTTCTGAGCAATAGTGTTCTCATTTGCGGTTCAGGTAATCATTTTCGTCAGCACATATAACTATTAATGAATGACATCATTAGCCACGATGGCCTCAGAAGTCAATATCATTCAAACAACGGAAAATAATGAGCTTCTTGTTGTATCAgggaacaataaaaattgtgtggTCCAGTTCCGCATAGAATTTGATTATTTGCATATGCAACAAGGATTTATCTAAGATTTTCTTGTGCATTTGTGCAGCAGAATGTAGAATCATTAGGATGTACTGAAAgttgatttgttttttcaggAATTGTAGTGCTGGCTACCGTTCAGACGGGCAATGTGAATCGTGTAGTGATCAGTTGGGCAGCAAGGATATATGTTTGGTACATGGAATTCTTCATGTATTGCTATGTAGGTGAAAAAATAGCGAGCCACGCAGACAGATTGCGAAGTATTGTATATAATTGTCGGTGGTATAATATGTCATTtcatattgccaaagatatggaattCATGATAATGcgtaacaattatttttgtcatttgaccggtggtgattttttaattatgaatcatgaaagttttgcgaaaattacaaaagttatgttttcatttttttctgttctcaGATTTATGATTGAACCATAGCGATAAACCTGATTACATTATAATGGTTACAAATTCTCttagcatttttttattttctatgtctGAACAAGAATCGTATGATAATATCAGGACTTAAGTACTGCCTTTCACCTGAAGGACGAAGAGCAACTCGATACAATTGACAATTCAGCAGAAATGAAAACTCAGAATATGTTCCCATTTGGGTTTTTTACTGAATCAACATCAGAAAATGGAAGGGTTTTTgcaaagaaaaaaagtgaaagtgATGGGAGAACGAAAATGTTCTCCAGAGAAAGACACTGGAacatttttcacaaaattacTTTCAAAAGCATGATTTTGGAAGATCGCCATCGTCCTTAGAGACTCGTGATGGAGCTAAGGTGAGTCAGCTGTGGACAAagctaataaaattattttaatccaTGTTGTGATTAACAATCCTTGACACTCTGTTCCAGAGCTATCAAGCACATGACAACGGTCATTAAGCACTTTTCGTAGAAAGGGAAATGGCAATGTGTCCCCTTTTTATTCAATCCCAGGATTATTTGCGGGTGTGGTTTATAGTAGTTATCTACTTTTCTTATCATTTAGAGGTAAATTATCAGTATCGTACTGGGTGCCAGAAATCGCCGATTGCCAATAATAATTCAGAACCAAGGGCTGGCGATCCGCACGCTGTTGGTCCCATTACGTTCCGATTCTCTTCAAGATCGACGTAAACACAGGGATGTCCTTTTCTTTATTTACCTCAGtcagtggaaaaattacaatCCCACCGCATGCAAGAATACTCCATCGACTTATAGAGAGCCCAATTTTCGTCACATATCAtcacatatatttttaaaatcatcatTCGACTGACtcagataattattattattgctaAAGGTAAAAATTTTGTATACAATAATGAAGTTATCAAAGTCCACCtcagttttattatttcccaAACTGGAATAATATCACTTATCACATTGCAGACAGGCTGAGACCCTCGGCAATGTGGATGAACCCTGTGAACCAACCGTTGAGGCTGTGTCAATCGTCATCGATACAAATATCGAAACGATTGTGGACTCAACTAGACTTGCGAATTCAGTTGGTACATTGCATTGACGAATTCAACATTTGGTCTTTCACCCAAAAATCCACTCAGGTCCAAGATACGTTATGTGGCATAATCTCCAGTAAAGTTGACAAATTGGCTCTGTCTGCCAGCCTGAGTCAGGACTTGAAGCGTGTCGTGGGTGCGATGGGAACGAGAATGCAACAATGGATCCTCAAACTAGGGAAAAATGGTATCAATTCAGTGGATCTGGCAGAATATTTCCGTCACCTCCAGTGGACATATCATGGATGTATCGACGAGTCTGCGACCGTACACTCGATGTATCTCTCCCATGCTCTCCCGTACAACTTTATCACATGGCTTGAGCTTTGTGATCACTGTCTCGAGGATGACATCAGGGACTTGTGGCCTAAATTATTAGAACGGACGGAGGGTCCCCGCTCATTGTGTCAGACGGTTCTATCGTCTTACTGGTGTTACCGTCTACAGAATGATCTGGAGACGAGCTTGGATGATTTGGAAAGTATTATCCCACATTGGATGGACGATCAATCTCTGgacgaaaatttatttgcGTATTCTTTCCTTTTTGGTACCTGTGcatcaatgaaatatttctgggGGCTAATGAGCGATGATCAGAGGAAAGCAATTCTATCTCGTGTGTGTGAAGTGGTCATGGATGATATCGACCTGCTACCGAAGCCTGATATACTTTATTTTCTAGTccaacagatttttttctataaacaGAATCATCTGTGGATGCTGCTGCTACTTTCAAAACGTTTCCTTATGAAATTCATGGCCTGGCCTTATGAAGAGTTATTCTTGCACGCTGTGGATGAGTCGTGGGAGCGCCATGGGCCCATGGATTATACGCCAATTCTCGTCGAAATGACCAAAtccatggaatttttattctcacagGAGTCCAttatttttgatgaaattgtGGAGAGGGTCGTTGATAATAATAAAGGGCGTATTGACTTTGTCAGAGTCCTGAATGAATCATGGGAAATGGAGAACattaaaatgatgaattgTATCATCAATTCTCCTCGTCTGACCACACTTCGGGACTTCCATACGTCCGTGATAATACAAGCGTTTAAGGGAAGACcctattttctaaagtctgaTTTTGGGGACAGATTTCTGAATGATGTTTTTGCTTCTGAGACAGAACGAGAATGGTTCAGATGTCAAGTTACGAGACaagatgattaatttttttgtttcaaggAAATCACAATACCGCGGCCAATGTTATCGTTCttctttgtaaattttttaacgatttttttccactgttaATTTTTGTCTGACAATATTTCCCACGTGGATtgcatcaatttatttaagcATTTATTTGTTAAACATGTCATCTGTCACACATTACTATGTTTCATGTACTTATAAACGCTCGAATCGTAAACATTCAAAAAgtgactaaataaataaagttcaCTGCATTATTACCAATCAAGAGTACCAATCAAGCCCCTGGGATTATTAAAAAAGCCTATGGAAGACAGAACTTGAAGGAAATTACTGAGTTACCAAACTATTATATGTGGGCTGCCGCAATAACTTCAGCTACACGGTCACTACACTCACAATTAATAAGTACACTCAGTTGTAGGCACAAGATTTAATATTATCAACAATGAATAGAACATCAATGCTTGAGCTCGTCCAACATCGAACTGTTCCCGAGGAATGTTTAAGCACAAGTGAAGCAAAAGCGTAAGGTCTATCTATGTCTATCGATCCCATTTTATTCAGCGGATAATATAGAGGGTCCGAATttcagggagaaaaaaatatccggaAAGAAATATGCGATAAAAATGATGTTTGTTCAATAATTCCAGAGTAAAATTTCGTAGTAGATCATTTGACCTAACTATCATGTAATTTTTCCGGAGTCTTCTGTAATTTTGACTTAAAACGTACAGTGTCGTCTAACTCACGCTCTAAAAAAGTTCGGATGTCCTTCTAAATACTGTAATTGATCAATTACGTACTGTTGTCCGTGACTTCTCCGTATTTTTGATAAAGCCGTTCAAAATTCCGAACTGACCGCCAGAGAGTATAGGGGAGATTGCTGACACTTATCGACTGGCTTCAACCGCAAAATTTGTGTAGCGGTGGCGCATGAACTACGATGGTGAACGTACCCGTTGATAACGCATTACCACGGCGTAAGGGACATGCCATTCAGGGCTCCCCATGTGCGATTTGTGTGAGCtccagaaatattttaaaatcaattgtttCGCTTTTCGCAATTTCTCTGCTTTTTGGCCTCTTACAGCCAAAAACCTCCCAGCTCGTTAGCCATCTCCGTGGTAATGCCTTACCGACAAGCACGTTCACCACTCTATAAGCGCTAGCAATCACTCCTATACTCTTTCTGACCGCCCCGTCACCTCAACCGACCATCTGCTGCCA
Coding sequences within it:
- the LOC135162959 gene encoding odorant receptor 13a-like isoform X2; protein product: MQIIDGALSFIQLLTKGACGVINDLMNTLISLLVSSTGTIKIFTLWLHQEDLRYIISSTIDDWLNIKGKKSLEIMHQYAYWGRLAFILQTAPIFIALGLIIWIDPLTMKIDNSETNGSRIRHVILAPSCWISNAMPLNVYLLYYCFNLINITTIAFIYAGCDAFMFNITLHICGQFEILEANMENFAVEDDYSTHTNKIREYSRRHNHLIQLGRRMDSVVNVIILSEILSNTILICASGIGVLVNMKVGNMNSVVISWATRIYILYIQLFIYCYVGNKLSSHADTLRGIIYNCSWYNMSTHNVKDLQFMIMRNNDFCHLTGGKIVIMNYETFTKISKNVFSFFSILRIILESN
- the LOC135162959 gene encoding odorant receptor 13a-like isoform X1 gives rise to the protein MAYNNKLPLQWNVDVHYALIFSKSWCEALGIWPWRDNEILRSVHTSIICLMMIIDGALSFIQLLTKGACGVINDLMNTLISLLVSSTGTIKIFTLWLHQEDLRYIISSTIDDWLNIKGKKSLEIMHQYAYWGRLAFILQTAPIFIALGLIIWIDPLTMKIDNSETNGSRIRHVILAPSCWISNAMPLNVYLLYYCFNLINITTIAFIYAGCDAFMFNITLHICGQFEILEANMENFAVEDDYSTHTNKIREYSRRHNHLIQLGRRMDSVVNVIILSEILSNTILICASGIGVLVNMKVGNMNSVVISWATRIYILYIQLFIYCYVGNKLSSHADTLRGIIYNCSWYNMSTHNVKDLQFMIMRNNDFCHLTGGKIVIMNYETFTKISKNVFSFFSILRIILESN
- the LOC135162613 gene encoding odorant receptor 13a-like; this translates as MEYDDNLHQHWNVDVHYALVFSKWWCKSLGIWPWQHNELLSIVQTSSIGLMVIIGGVLSSTQLLTKGNCGVTTDLLDTLTGIMIFYISFIKIFCLWFHQQQLRYIILSIIHDWLHIREAQSRKIMHQYAHWGRLAFILQITSVSVAVIMAVWIDPPNVTSGISKSDNSSIRPLILAPSCWIPITMPIHIYLLYYYVNFIAAICVALVYAGCDALMFSAALHICGQFEILEASIEMLSDGDDYLTQKIKIKSYSKRHNHLIRLGKRMDTLANMIILSELLTNSVLICTSGIVVLANVRTGNVNRVMMSWGARICALYMQFFMYCYVGEKLLSHAEKLRSIVYNCSWYNLSVNIAKDIEFIIMRNNYFCHLTGGKFLIMNYESFTKITKSLFSFFSILRVTLE
- the LOC135162954 gene encoding odorant receptor 13a-like isoform X3; this translates as MEYKEKLYLEWNENVHYALDFSKWWSKALGVWPWRPNQILCTVQASSIASIVMTAAVSSSMQLLTKGSCGVITDLLDILSGILVFSGTAVKIICLSFHQQQMRYIILSMIDDWLNINETKSSMALTTWIDPPTIKSEISQNDSAAIRHMLLAPSCWVPITMSLNVYLLYYSFMFIATFCSVLTYAGCDAFMFSAALHLCGQFEILEANIEDLSDEDNQSIQKYKIKKYSKRHNHLILLGKRMNILVSGIILSELLSNSVLICGSGIVVLATVQTGNVNRVVISWAARIYVWYMEFFMYCYVGEKIASHADRLRSIVYNCRWYNMSFHIAKDMEFMIMRNNYFCHLTGGDFLIMNHESFAKITKVMFSFFSVLRFMIEP
- the LOC135162954 gene encoding odorant receptor 13a-like isoform X2, whose translation is MEYKEKLYLEWNENVHYALDFSKWWSKALGVWPWRPNQILCTVQASSIASIVMTAAVSSSMQLLTKGSCGVITDLLDILSGILVFSGTAVKIICLSFHQQQMRYIILSMIDDWLNINETKSCKIMYQYAYWGRLAFILQITGTFVAMALTTWIDPPTIKSEISQNDSAAIRHMLLAPSCWVPITMSLNVYLLYYSFMFIATFCSVLTYAGCDAFMFSAALHLCGQFEILEANIEDLSDEDNQSIQKYKIKKYSKRHNHLILLGKRMNILVSGIILSELLSNSVLICGSGIVVLATVQTGNVNRVVISWAARIYVWYMEFFMYCYVGEKIASHADRLRSIVYNCRWYNMSFHIAKDMEFMIMRNNYFCHLTGGDFLIMNHESFAKITKVMFSFFSVLRFMIEP
- the LOC135162954 gene encoding uncharacterized protein LOC135162954 isoform X1, with amino-acid sequence MWMNPVNQPLRLCQSSSIQISKRLWTQLDLRIQLVHCIDEFNIWSFTQKSTQVQDTLCGIISSKVDKLALSASLSQDLKRVVGAMGTRMQQWILKLGKNGINSVDLAEYFRHLQWTYHGCIDESATVHSMYLSHALPYNFITWLELCDHCLEDDIRDLWPKLLERTEGPRSLCQTVLSSYWCYRLQNDLETSLDDLESIIPHWMDDQSLDENLFAYSFLFGTCASMKYFWGLMSDDQRKAILSRVCEVVMDDIDLLPKPDILYFLVQQIFFYKQNHLWMLLLLSKRFLMKFMAWPYEELFLHAVDESWERHGPMDYTPILVEMTKSMEFLFSQESIIFDEIVERVVDNNKGRIDFVRVLNESWEMENIKMMNCIINSPRLTTLRDFHTSVIIQAFKGRPYFLKSDFGDRFLNDVFASETEREWFRCQVTRQDD